A single Bosea sp. PAMC 26642 DNA region contains:
- a CDS encoding 2Fe-2S iron-sulfur cluster-binding protein: protein MPQITFIDAQGTSRTVEGETGSTVMEVAVRNAVPGIEAECGGACACATCHVYVDDTWAAKTGAAESMEEDMLDFAFDVRPTSRLSCQIRVRDELDGLIVRTPARQG, encoded by the coding sequence ATGCCCCAGATCACCTTCATCGACGCGCAGGGCACGAGCCGAACCGTCGAGGGCGAGACCGGCTCCACGGTCATGGAAGTCGCCGTGCGCAACGCCGTCCCGGGCATCGAGGCCGAATGCGGCGGCGCCTGCGCCTGCGCCACTTGCCATGTCTATGTCGATGACACCTGGGCCGCCAAAACCGGTGCCGCCGAGTCGATGGAGGAGGACATGCTCGATTTCGCCTTCGACGTCCGCCCGACCTCGCGCCTCTCTTGCCAGATCCGGGTGCGCGACGAACTCGATGGGCTGATCGTCAGGACGCCCGCGCGCCAGGGCTGA
- a CDS encoding Hpt domain-containing protein: MPQTAIDLVHLARQTGGDHALERELLALFAQQCVRHLRTIHAGADAKAKMDAAHTLKGAAQAIGAWQVADAADAIERHLAEPDPRRVETAMDSLALAAAEARAAISRFDSAA, translated from the coding sequence ATGCCCCAGACAGCCATCGATCTCGTCCATCTCGCCCGCCAGACCGGCGGCGATCACGCTCTGGAGCGGGAGCTTCTGGCTCTTTTCGCCCAGCAATGCGTGCGGCATTTGCGCACGATCCACGCCGGCGCGGACGCCAAGGCGAAAATGGACGCCGCCCATACGTTGAAAGGCGCCGCCCAGGCGATCGGGGCCTGGCAGGTCGCCGACGCTGCCGACGCGATCGAGCGGCATCTCGCCGAGCCCGATCCGCGCCGCGTCGAGACCGCGATGGATTCGCTTGCACTGGCGGCGGCCGAGGCGCGCGCCGCGATCTCGCGCTTCGACAGCGCTGCGTGA
- a CDS encoding universal stress protein: MYKSILIPVDLAEADLAKPAIDAAVGLADISGGSIRLAYVRSLVPVTYMEFVPAGFDSEQQDDAEAKLAAIAAKIPLPEERVSAKVLIGSVHGEILAEADAHGADLIVIGSHEPGMLAYVIGSNASAIVRRAKCSVLVVR; encoded by the coding sequence ATGTACAAATCGATTCTGATCCCCGTCGATCTCGCCGAAGCCGATCTGGCCAAACCCGCGATCGATGCGGCGGTGGGCCTGGCCGACATCTCCGGCGGTTCGATCCGGCTGGCTTATGTCCGCTCGCTGGTGCCGGTCACCTATATGGAGTTCGTGCCGGCCGGTTTCGATTCCGAGCAGCAGGACGACGCCGAGGCCAAGCTCGCCGCCATCGCAGCCAAAATTCCGCTGCCCGAGGAGCGGGTCTCGGCAAAAGTGCTGATCGGCTCCGTCCATGGCGAGATTCTCGCCGAGGCCGACGCGCATGGCGCCGACCTGATCGTGATCGGCTCGCACGAGCCCGGGATGCTCGCCTATGTGATCGGCTCGAACGCCTCGGCTATCGTGCGGCGGGCGAAATGCTCGGTGCTGGTGGTGCGGTAG